One Buteo buteo chromosome 4, bButBut1.hap1.1, whole genome shotgun sequence DNA segment encodes these proteins:
- the LOC142030606 gene encoding putative neutral ceramidase C, which produces MCGKRSKCSFSRLEVILIICLVVMIVVTVVLLVLHFRTKESNDTSELVSANYLLGVGRADCTGPVAEVPLMGYANPEQVARGLLMRLYSRAFIVADLDDSRRVVFVSADIGMVSQRLRLEVLKKLKSKYGELYRQDNVILSGTHTHSGPGGYFQYTLFWITSKGLIRPSLNAIVNGIVKSIDIAHQNMKRGRLFINRGTVENSQINRSPFSYLENPASERSRYSSNTDKEMVMLKMVDENGQELGLISWFAVHPVSMNNTNHLVNSDNVGYASYLFEQEKNKGMLPGEGSFVAAFASSNLGDVSPNTKGPFCVNTGESCNNPHSICPAGGAKMCMAMGPGNDMFDSTRIIGQNIYLKARELYEKAYQEVTGPLSSAHQWVNMSDVSVELNATHTVKTCKPALGYSFAAGTIDGVGAFNFTQGSLEGNPFWDEIRDQLLGEPSNETKACHKPKPILFSTGEMTRPHPWHPDIVDVQIAAIGSLAIIAVPGEFTTMSGRRLREAVKREFDSHGTPRMDVVIAGLCNVYTHYITTYEEYQVQRYEAASTIYGPHTLSAYIQLYRGLARAIATNTVQDLPRGPEPPFFNIGNMTLLPSLTADRVPVNKTFGDVLQQVRQQYRAREVAEVTFVGANPRNSAENATEHNFLTVERYTNTSDSWHVVWNDASWDTRFYWTKGSFGRSNVTIEWHIPRDTEPGVYRIRYFGHYKKNLSNNPAAVIAFEGTSSAFEITAL; this is translated from the exons ATGTGCGGGAAGAGGTCCAAGTGCTCCTTCTCCCGCCTGGAGGTGATCCTCATCATTTGCCTGGTGGTGATGATAGTGGTGACCGTGGTGCTCCTCGTCCTCCACTTTCGCACCAAAGAGAGCAACG ATACCAGTGAACTGGTATCAGCAAACTACTTACTGGGCGTGGGTCGAGCTGACTGCACGGGACCTGTGGCAGAAGTTCCTCTG ATGGGATATGCCAACCCGGAGCAGGTGGCCAGAGGGCTTCTCATGCGCCTCTACAGTCGAGCCTTCATCGTGGCAGACCTTGATGACTCCAGGCGAGTAGTGTTTGTCAGCGCTGACATAGGAATGGTGTCTCAGAGACTGAGGCTGGAG GTGCTCAAGAAACTGAAGAGCAAGTACGGCGAGCTGTACCGACAGGACAACGTCATCCTCAGCGGCACCCACACGCACTCAGGACCTGGTGGCTACTTCCAGTACACCCTCTTCTGGATCACTAGCAAAGGGCTAATCAGACCATCCCTCAACGCTATTGTGAATGGCATTGTAAAG AGCATTGATATAGCGCATCAGAACATGAAGAGAGGAAGGCTTTTTATAAACAGAGGCACTGTAGAAAACAGCCAGATCAACCGAAGCCCTTTCTCCTATCTTGAGAATCCAGCATCTGAACGAAGCAG GTATTCATCCAACACGGATAAAGAAATGGTGATGCTCAAGATGGTAGATGAGAATGGACAGGAGCTAGGCCTTATCAG CTGGTTTGCTGTGCACCCAGTCAGCATGAACAACACGAACCACCTCGTGAACAGCGACAACGTGGGCTACGCATCTTACTTGTTCGAACAGGAGAAGAACAAGGGGatgcttcctggagag GGCTCTTTTGTTGCCGCCTTTGCATCCTCCAACTTGGGAGATGTGTCGCCCAACACCAAAGGCCCGTTCTGCGTAAACACGGGGGAATCATGCAATAACCCACATAGCATCTGTCCCGCGGGAGGG GCAAAGATGTGCATGGCCATGGGTCCTGGTAATGACATGTTTGACAGTACAAGAATTATAGGGCAAAATATCTACTTGAAAGCAAGG GAACTGTATGAAAAAGCTTACCAGGAGGTCACAGGACCCCTCAGCTCAGCTCACCAGTGGGTGAACATGAGTGATGTCTCGGTGGAGCTCAATGCCACGCACACG GTTAAAACATGTAAACCAGCCTTAGGATACAGCTTTGCTGCAGGGACTATTGATGGAGTGGGGGCTTTCAACTTCACACAAG GCTCACTAGAAGGGAACCCGTTTTGGGATGAAATCCGGGAccagctgctgggagagccCTCCAATGAAACAAAAGCCTGCCACAAACCCAAGCCAATCCTCTTTAGCACCGGAGAG ATGACTCGGCCTCACCCATGGCACCCTGACATTGTGGATGTTCAGATTGCTGCCATTGGATCACTGGCAATCATTGCTGTTCCCGGAGAGTTCAC GACCATGTCTGGACGCAGGCTACGGGAAGCTGTTAAAAGA GAATTTGATTCTCATGGTACACCAAGAATGGATGTCGTAATTGCAGGTCTGTGCAATGTCTACACCCACTACATTACCACCTATGAAGAATACCAG GTTCAACGATATGAGGCTGCATCGACTATTTATGGGCCACACACCCTTTCTGCTTACATTCAACTGTACAGAGGACTCGCAAGGGCTATTGCTACG aaTACAGTTCAGGATTTGCCACGTGGTCCAGAGCCCCCATTTTTCAATATAGGTAACATGACCCTGCTGCCTTCTCTCACTGCTGATCGCGTGCCGGTGAATAAGACTTTTGGGGATGTGCTACAACAAGTGAGACAACAGTATCGAGCG AGAGAAGTTGCTGAAGTAACTTTTGTAGGTGCAAACCCCAGGAACTCTGCAGAGAATGCG ACTGAACACAACTTCCTGACGGTGGAGAGATACACCAACACTTCAGACAGCTGGCACGTGGTGTGGAACGATGCCTCCTGGGACACCAG GTTTTACTGGACCAAAGGATCGTTTGGTCGGAGCAACGTGACTATTGAATGGCACATCCCTCGTGACACAGAGCCAGGTGTCTACAGGATACGGTACTTCGGGCACTACAAGAAAAATCTATCTAACAATCCCGCTGCCGTTATTGCATTTGAAGGCACGTCTTCAGCGTTTGAAATCACAGCTCTGTAG